AGTAGCGGCTCGATCGTTGCAGCTTCCGCGCACAGCTGATCCTTTTCGGCGACCGACAACGGCTCAACGATCAGCTCGTAGACTCGCATCACGGAGTCGACGACGGTGCAATGGACCCACCGCAACAGCTCCGGGTCTTCTGCGGAGTAGCGTGTGCCGGCGACAAACGGCCCCGCTGATCGTCGCAGCGTGCCGTGCACGCGCCGGTGAATGGCATTGATGCGCGCGGCGGCGGCGTGCCGCGCGTCGACGTCGCCAAAGGTCAGCGCGAGAAAGCTCTGGACAGTGTGCACCAAGCGCCGCGTGCGGCCGGCCCGCGCGCGACTGAAATCGCTGTGGTCCGCTACCCCTGCCGCCACGAGCGGATGGGCGAACTGCAGGAGGATGGCACGTCCCCATCCGAGCAGGACGAGCATCTCGCGGTTCACGCGAAGGCGGGCGTCCGCGCGCTTCCGGGCCATAGGTCAATCGTAATGCAAGCGAGGTGGCTTCACGGCACCGGCGTTGCCAACGTATTCTCACCCGCCGCCCAGA
This sequence is a window from Luteitalea sp.. Protein-coding genes within it:
- a CDS encoding DUF2236 domain-containing protein; the encoded protein is MARKRADARLRVNREMLVLLGWGRAILLQFAHPLVAAGVADHSDFSRARAGRTRRLVHTVQSFLALTFGDVDARHAAAARINAIHRRVHGTLRRSAGPFVAGTRYSAEDPELLRWVHCTVVDSVMRVYELIVEPLSVAEKDQLCAEAATIEPLLHIPDGFLPRDLGALDAYLELMQSSGKVVVTDTARLLARDLLEPPLAWMARPAFQVLRLFTIGLLPPAVRAGYGYAWTKSDEQALARRVRILRGLRRVLPRVAWEWPAARRGHRAEGAEAREGSGMREGSKDPSLDTATRRA